One window from the genome of Bacillus tianshenii encodes:
- a CDS encoding aldehyde dehydrogenase, protein MVVKTLIDKQRTYFYEGHTNSAAWRIKQLKKLRKNIKKFEKKIIDALWMDLHKSEMEAYTTEIGILYEEIKFIEDHLKDWVKPEKVKTPLTHFGSKSEIHFEPYGVVGIIAPWNYPFQLAIAPLIGAIAAGNCAIVKPSELTPHVSTVIASLLRETYSEDFVAVIEGGVSTSQALLSEKLDYVFFTGSVAVGKIVMEACAKNLTPVTLELGGKSPVIVDKDAKIDLAAKRIAWGKFLNAGQTCIAPDYLYVHEKVKDKLLASIKKYIVEFYGENPLKSEKYGHIVNEKHFKRLVGYLNDGTISYGGTYEMESLAIAPTILEHTALDAPVMKDEIFGPILPVFPFEKIEDVIEGVRSREKPLALYLFTESKKQQDKIVEKLSFGGGAMNDTIFHIATPYLPFGGVGESGMGSYHGKYSFETFSHRKSVLTQTTAFDFAFRYPSSKNGLKIIRKLFKG, encoded by the coding sequence ATGGTCGTAAAAACGCTTATTGACAAGCAGCGCACTTATTTTTATGAAGGGCATACAAACAGCGCTGCTTGGAGAATAAAACAATTAAAAAAGCTTCGCAAAAACATTAAAAAATTTGAAAAAAAGATTATTGATGCTCTATGGATGGATTTGCATAAATCAGAAATGGAAGCCTATACGACAGAGATTGGGATTTTATATGAAGAAATAAAATTTATTGAAGACCATTTAAAAGATTGGGTAAAGCCTGAAAAAGTGAAAACACCGCTTACACACTTTGGTTCCAAAAGTGAAATTCACTTTGAACCATATGGTGTGGTTGGTATTATTGCGCCGTGGAACTATCCATTTCAGCTAGCAATCGCTCCGTTAATTGGTGCTATTGCTGCAGGGAATTGTGCGATTGTCAAACCATCTGAATTAACCCCTCATGTATCAACCGTTATTGCGTCGCTGCTGCGTGAAACCTATTCAGAGGATTTCGTAGCCGTAATTGAAGGCGGTGTATCTACAAGTCAGGCCTTACTATCTGAAAAGCTGGATTATGTCTTTTTTACAGGTAGTGTAGCAGTCGGAAAAATTGTGATGGAAGCATGTGCAAAGAATTTAACACCTGTAACATTAGAGCTTGGCGGCAAAAGTCCTGTTATCGTTGACAAAGATGCAAAAATCGATTTAGCAGCTAAACGAATTGCTTGGGGGAAATTTTTAAATGCGGGTCAAACTTGTATTGCACCGGATTATTTATATGTTCATGAGAAGGTAAAAGACAAGTTACTTGCCTCTATTAAAAAGTATATTGTTGAATTTTATGGAGAAAATCCGCTCAAAAGTGAGAAATACGGCCATATCGTAAATGAAAAACATTTCAAGCGTCTTGTCGGTTATTTAAATGACGGGACGATTTCGTATGGTGGAACGTACGAGATGGAAAGTCTTGCAATTGCTCCGACGATTCTTGAACATACTGCTCTCGATGCACCTGTGATGAAAGATGAAATATTTGGACCGATTCTTCCGGTATTTCCATTTGAAAAAATTGAAGACGTCATTGAAGGAGTTCGAAGCAGGGAGAAGCCACTCGCGCTCTATTTATTTACAGAATCAAAGAAACAACAAGATAAAATTGTCGAAAAGCTCTCGTTTGGTGGCGGGGCAATGAATGATACGATCTTCCACATTGCAACACCATATTTGCCATTTGGCGGTGTTGGAGAAAGCGGGATGGGTAGCTATCATGGTAAATACAGTTTTGAAACATTTTCACACCGAAAAAGTGTACTGACCCAAACGACTGCATTTGATTTTGCCTTTCGCTACCCATCCAGTAAAAATGGTTTGAAAATTATTCGTAAGCTCTTTAAAGGTTAA
- a CDS encoding LTA synthase family protein — translation MKVKNYFRRVFTAFKTDRTLMLTVLLLWLKSYLVMRLYFDLPLDNILQEIILFISPLSPVLLLALLTVSVFKTKRKMGLLILYSFATVLLFANVVYYRFFEDFITIPILFQFKNFGDLGGSAKGLMKPYDILMFIDVAVYYFLVKKYQMPAFDKKNRKILATFAALTLLLNVGLAETERPQLLTRTFDREMLVKLLGVYNYHLYDFAVHSKTSAQRTFAESSDLTEVENYVQRDMRIPSEMFGAAEGKNVIMISMESLQNFAINYKVDGQEVTPFLNDLIEDSYYFNNFYHQTGQGKTSDSEFLIDNSMYPLPRGAVFTTNAQNEYNAMPEILQQNGYTTSSFHGNNKSFWNRDIMYESLGYDHYFSERYYDVKPENSINYGLKDKPFFEQSIPMMKEMKQPFHAKFITLTNHYPYVLDEEDEMIPPLETGDGTVDRYFQTVRYMDSAIEDFFKQLKANGLYEDSIFVLYGDHYGISQNHNRAMSEVMGKEITPFEHVNLQKVPLIIHIPGKEGKTIESVSGQIDLKPTILHLLGIQEQKDIQFGSDLFAKNRNDFVVLRDGSFVTDKYVYTRETCYDKETAQPIEDGAACEPYKEKAQLELNLSDKVVQGDLLRFLDGEKKNKDK, via the coding sequence ATGAAGGTGAAGAATTATTTTCGACGGGTCTTCACAGCATTTAAAACAGATCGCACTTTAATGCTAACCGTTTTACTGCTATGGCTAAAATCATACTTAGTCATGCGATTATATTTTGATTTACCACTCGATAATATATTGCAAGAAATTATTCTCTTTATTAGCCCGTTAAGTCCAGTGCTGTTGTTAGCATTGTTAACGGTCTCTGTCTTTAAAACAAAAAGAAAAATGGGTTTGTTAATCTTATATTCATTTGCTACCGTTTTACTGTTTGCAAATGTCGTTTACTATCGGTTCTTTGAAGATTTCATCACAATTCCAATCCTATTTCAATTCAAAAACTTTGGTGATTTAGGTGGAAGTGCTAAAGGACTTATGAAGCCGTACGATATTTTAATGTTTATCGATGTAGCCGTTTACTATTTCCTCGTGAAGAAATATCAAATGCCTGCTTTTGATAAGAAGAACAGAAAGATTCTTGCAACCTTTGCAGCACTAACGCTTCTTTTAAATGTTGGACTTGCCGAAACAGAGCGTCCACAACTATTGACGCGTACTTTTGACCGTGAAATGCTTGTTAAATTGCTAGGAGTTTACAATTACCACCTGTATGACTTTGCTGTTCACTCCAAAACATCAGCACAGCGGACATTTGCTGAAAGCAGTGATTTGACAGAGGTTGAAAACTACGTTCAACGTGATATGAGAATCCCAAGCGAAATGTTTGGGGCTGCTGAAGGTAAAAACGTCATTATGATTTCAATGGAGTCACTGCAAAACTTTGCAATTAACTATAAAGTGGACGGACAAGAAGTTACACCGTTTTTAAATGATTTAATTGAAGACAGTTACTATTTTAATAATTTTTATCATCAGACAGGCCAAGGAAAAACGTCGGACTCTGAGTTTTTAATTGACAATTCAATGTACCCGTTGCCACGAGGCGCAGTCTTTACTACAAACGCACAAAATGAATACAATGCAATGCCAGAAATTTTACAACAAAATGGGTATACAACATCATCATTCCACGGAAACAATAAGAGTTTCTGGAACCGTGATATTATGTACGAATCACTTGGTTATGACCATTATTTTTCTGAGCGCTATTACGATGTAAAACCAGAGAATAGCATCAATTATGGCTTGAAGGATAAGCCTTTCTTTGAGCAATCGATTCCAATGATGAAAGAAATGAAGCAACCATTCCATGCAAAATTTATTACGTTGACGAATCACTATCCATACGTACTAGATGAAGAAGACGAAATGATTCCACCTCTTGAGACTGGCGATGGTACGGTTGACCGTTATTTCCAAACAGTTCGTTATATGGATTCCGCGATTGAGGATTTCTTTAAGCAATTGAAAGCTAACGGACTGTATGAAGATTCAATCTTCGTCCTTTACGGCGACCATTATGGTATATCTCAGAACCATAATCGCGCAATGTCAGAGGTAATGGGCAAGGAGATTACACCATTTGAACATGTAAACCTTCAGAAAGTGCCATTGATTATCCATATCCCTGGTAAAGAAGGAAAAACGATTGAATCTGTTTCAGGTCAAATTGATTTGAAACCGACTATTCTCCATTTACTTGGAATTCAAGAACAGAAAGATATTCAATTTGGTTCAGACCTTTTCGCTAAGAACCGTAATGATTTCGTCGTCCTCCGTGATGGAAGCTTTGTAACAGATAAGTATGTATACACGCGTGAAACTTGTTACGACAAAGAAACAGCTCAACCAATTGAAGATGGTGCGGCATGTGAGCCGTACAAAGAAAAAGCACAGCTTGAATTAAATTTATCTGACAAAGTTGTCCAGGGTGACCTACTTCGTTTCCTAGATGGCGAGAAAAAAAATAAAGATAAATAA
- a CDS encoding cation diffusion facilitator family transporter, with the protein MKQKLTAETGAYISIFAYLVLSAVKLFIAISASSDALKADGLNNVTDILASVAVLIGIKISKKPRDDDHPYGHSRAENISSLLASFIMFSIGIEVLIDAFQSLFHERQHAPNLLAAWTALGSAAAMYGVYAFNLRLANNVKSSALKAAAKDNLSDALVSIGTAVGILASQFQMAWIDPLAAFVVGLVILKTAIEIFRETTHMLTDGFDEKKMKEYEQTISEIDGVMKVEDVKARMQGNDVILDATIKVDPSLNVIESHEIADDIEQTLKEEHHIEHSHIHIEPDECRS; encoded by the coding sequence ATGAAACAAAAATTAACTGCTGAAACTGGAGCTTATATAAGCATTTTTGCTTACCTTGTGTTATCTGCTGTCAAGCTTTTTATCGCTATTTCTGCTTCCTCTGATGCGTTAAAAGCAGATGGCTTGAACAACGTCACAGATATTCTCGCCTCTGTGGCGGTCTTAATTGGCATTAAAATTTCAAAGAAGCCACGTGATGATGACCATCCATACGGCCATTCTCGGGCTGAAAACATCTCTTCGTTACTTGCATCATTTATTATGTTTTCTATCGGGATTGAGGTGTTAATTGATGCCTTTCAAAGTCTCTTTCATGAGCGCCAACATGCACCAAACCTACTAGCAGCCTGGACGGCACTCGGCTCAGCAGCTGCAATGTATGGGGTGTATGCCTTTAACCTCCGCTTAGCGAATAATGTGAAAAGCAGTGCCTTAAAGGCGGCTGCTAAGGATAATTTGTCCGATGCTCTCGTTAGTATCGGAACAGCTGTTGGTATTCTTGCTTCTCAATTCCAGATGGCGTGGATTGATCCACTAGCTGCATTTGTTGTCGGTCTCGTTATTTTAAAAACAGCCATTGAGATTTTCAGAGAAACAACACATATGCTGACAGATGGATTTGATGAAAAGAAAATGAAAGAGTATGAACAGACGATAAGCGAAATAGACGGAGTTATGAAGGTTGAAGATGTAAAAGCAAGAATGCAGGGAAATGATGTGATTCTTGATGCAACGATTAAAGTGGATCCAAGTTTGAATGTGATTGAAAGCCATGAAATTGCAGATGATATTGAACAAACGTTGAAAGAGGAACATCATATCGAACATTCACATATTCATATCGAACCTGATGAATGCCGATCATAA
- the queD gene encoding 6-carboxytetrahydropterin synthase QueD — protein sequence MIQQFYPQVQHPFRYELNKDMQFAAAHFVPHEAAGKCQNIHGHTYFVNVTIAGDALNESGFLVNFQTLKKLVHGRYDHSLMNEHNDFNNEDSDYFPTTEVVARTIWENIQQHLDELANKPKCMQVIVRETPTSYCIYRPKEGDFK from the coding sequence ATGATCCAACAGTTTTATCCGCAAGTTCAACATCCATTTAGATATGAGTTAAATAAAGATATGCAGTTTGCGGCTGCACATTTCGTACCTCATGAGGCTGCAGGGAAATGTCAAAATATCCATGGTCACACTTACTTTGTGAATGTGACAATTGCTGGAGATGCCTTAAATGAGTCAGGCTTTCTCGTAAACTTTCAGACATTAAAGAAGCTGGTGCATGGTCGTTATGACCATTCATTAATGAACGAGCATAACGATTTTAATAATGAAGATTCCGACTATTTTCCAACAACTGAAGTCGTAGCTCGCACCATTTGGGAAAATATTCAGCAACACTTAGATGAGCTTGCAAACAAGCCAAAATGCATGCAAGTGATTGTACGTGAAACCCCGACAAGCTACTGTATCTATCGCCCGAAAGAGGGGGATTTCAAATGA
- a CDS encoding glycosyl hydrolase family 18 protein, protein MNKVVCSLFLLTIILLCNPLDSKASVIYEVRQGDSLWKIAKVYDIPLQTVIELNQLDKEETLVPGQVLLIPGQRYIVRQNESLYEIASNHSLSITQLMKHNQLDSSLIMPAQTLQIPKRYKRPIMTGAFFVPSYQTDKAERIIEQYENQLSNIAFFEFHPDASGNLSKLPGTENIPYAWKKRMYPYATVTNLTAKGFDPSLAHRVMTNPAARNNLVNQIFWQLKAHDLEGIVIDFEGLDPKDRKAYNLFIKALASKLHPSGMKVALAVPPLQGDYYPGYHAAYDYKTLGKHADYIFLMTYDWHWAGGPSGPIAPINKVEQTVKYATQSIPKHKIILGIPMYAYDWTLTGPNKKATAYSQQKALEKARYYQSEIHYDSETAQPYFRYTDNNGFVHEVWFEDARSFLAKAELLREYQLAGIGGWKLGLQFNSASNLLLEEFIIRKP, encoded by the coding sequence TTGAATAAAGTAGTATGCAGTTTATTCTTATTAACCATAATCTTGCTATGTAACCCGTTAGATTCAAAAGCAAGTGTCATTTATGAGGTACGGCAAGGAGATAGTTTGTGGAAGATTGCAAAAGTATATGATATTCCGCTTCAAACAGTCATAGAGCTTAATCAATTAGATAAAGAAGAAACACTTGTGCCAGGTCAAGTTCTCCTTATTCCCGGACAACGGTATATTGTAAGACAGAATGAATCGTTATACGAAATAGCTAGCAACCATTCGCTTTCAATCACACAATTAATGAAGCATAATCAGCTGGATTCGAGCTTAATTATGCCGGCTCAAACTCTGCAAATACCAAAACGTTATAAAAGACCGATTATGACAGGCGCCTTCTTTGTCCCTAGTTATCAAACAGATAAAGCTGAACGGATAATCGAACAGTATGAAAATCAGCTAAGTAATATCGCTTTTTTTGAGTTTCACCCAGATGCCTCAGGTAATTTAAGTAAGCTTCCAGGAACGGAAAACATTCCTTATGCATGGAAGAAAAGAATGTATCCATATGCCACCGTTACGAACTTAACGGCAAAAGGGTTCGATCCAAGCCTTGCTCATCGTGTCATGACCAATCCTGCTGCTCGAAATAATCTTGTTAATCAAATTTTCTGGCAGTTAAAGGCGCATGATCTAGAAGGGATTGTGATTGATTTTGAAGGGCTAGATCCAAAAGATCGAAAAGCATATAATCTTTTTATTAAAGCCTTAGCAAGTAAGCTTCATCCTTCTGGTATGAAAGTGGCGCTAGCAGTTCCTCCGCTTCAAGGTGATTATTATCCAGGGTATCATGCGGCATACGACTATAAAACACTTGGAAAGCATGCGGATTATATCTTTCTTATGACATATGATTGGCATTGGGCTGGAGGACCAAGCGGACCGATAGCTCCAATTAATAAAGTAGAACAAACCGTAAAATATGCAACACAGAGTATTCCAAAGCATAAGATTATTCTTGGTATTCCGATGTATGCGTATGATTGGACACTTACAGGCCCAAATAAAAAGGCAACGGCGTACTCCCAGCAAAAAGCACTAGAGAAAGCTAGGTATTATCAAAGTGAGATCCACTATGATTCAGAAACAGCGCAACCTTATTTCAGATATACAGATAATAATGGCTTCGTCCATGAAGTATGGTTTGAAGATGCACGTTCATTCCTCGCTAAAGCTGAATTGCTACGTGAATATCAGCTTGCAGGAATTGGAGGCTGGAAGTTAGGTCTACAATTTAATTCGGCTTCCAACTTACTGCTAGAGGAGTTTATCATTCGAAAACCTTAA
- a CDS encoding stage VI sporulation protein F translates to MHKNPLFHNIEKKTGVNMNDIFKLADSLQHANFQDEQTVRQVIQQVSQIANRPVPKEKEDKIVQAILKNNMPLDFSSISDMINKK, encoded by the coding sequence ATGCATAAAAACCCGTTATTTCATAACATTGAAAAAAAGACCGGCGTCAACATGAATGATATCTTCAAGCTTGCAGATTCACTTCAACATGCAAACTTTCAAGATGAGCAGACGGTTCGTCAAGTGATTCAACAAGTATCACAGATTGCTAACCGCCCTGTACCGAAAGAGAAAGAAGATAAAATTGTTCAAGCGATCCTTAAGAACAACATGCCGCTCGATTTTTCCAGCATTTCTGATATGATCAATAAGAAGTAG
- a CDS encoding methyl-accepting chemotaxis protein, which translates to MSIKVKVSVLVVGLAAAIIISNVLLLWVEKNALLSDTEEVTTELEKRSNEQVKREMMDLTTTISEEIVLLEREVDLAMLNAAYTVRERDQRTALDNQQLASLAKEVGMTDLYLTNPDGVFTYSTEDAAIGLSLYEIWDGYKMLMNGQADVLPSTLKIKEETGEIFKFTAIPRADGKGIIESALEAGKFEEAMEKYINGGAGVQGLYLIDNTSLVLTENVKLENASSFKKGEIIESAEVQSVFEKKEPIVELTKEMAEIYAPVIENDAVKYVMYLTIDPKPYFAQSQIAKDAFVKIGGVIDTAIWKIIISNLIISVILLGLIILVLNQILKPLKTFAARLHRLHTHEKNAGPTIRVKEKELEEIQQAVDEVVEDYKVILDSVYGSTIAVKGAQQQYEKEMAVTVETLRDLSKAVNDSAENHQHQAERVRDAEDIVTTMASTLKDVSGQTNDLQQLSNKSSHIAEESIAEIERVAQGIENMSEEVEENVKRVNDLLVRSTQISGIIELIQGIAEQTNLLSLNASIEAARAGEQGKGFAVVANEVRNLAEESGRATDEISSILHDLKAEIEASKGSNDHQLEVIKMSRKEMDQAKQVFEQLIKVTKQSSHEITTLNQAVNQLFVYGNQENEVFAELNEKIEANAANSEELLSMVEEVNASLEQLQHLLDKLSTSTTTLEQLF; encoded by the coding sequence GTGTCAATTAAGGTAAAAGTCTCGGTTTTAGTCGTTGGATTGGCAGCTGCAATAATAATAAGTAATGTTTTATTGCTTTGGGTAGAAAAGAACGCTTTGTTAAGCGACACAGAAGAAGTTACGACAGAACTTGAAAAACGTTCGAATGAACAAGTGAAACGAGAAATGATGGACCTGACAACTACCATTTCAGAAGAAATCGTTTTACTTGAGCGAGAAGTAGATTTAGCTATGTTAAACGCAGCCTATACGGTTCGAGAAAGGGACCAGCGTACAGCATTAGATAATCAGCAATTGGCTTCCTTAGCAAAGGAAGTTGGAATGACCGATCTATATTTAACGAACCCTGATGGCGTGTTTACATACTCAACGGAGGATGCAGCAATCGGTTTAAGTCTGTATGAAATATGGGATGGATATAAAATGCTTATGAATGGCCAGGCAGATGTTCTTCCTTCAACACTAAAAATTAAAGAAGAAACGGGAGAGATTTTTAAATTCACAGCTATTCCACGAGCTGATGGAAAAGGAATCATTGAATCAGCATTAGAAGCAGGTAAATTTGAAGAAGCGATGGAAAAATATATAAATGGAGGAGCCGGGGTTCAAGGTTTATATTTAATCGATAACACCTCACTTGTCTTAACGGAAAACGTGAAATTAGAAAACGCCTCTTCCTTCAAAAAAGGAGAAATCATCGAAAGCGCGGAAGTTCAGAGTGTTTTTGAAAAGAAAGAACCGATTGTGGAGCTAACAAAGGAAATGGCTGAAATCTATGCTCCAGTAATTGAAAATGATGCGGTTAAATATGTGATGTATTTAACAATTGACCCGAAACCTTATTTCGCACAAAGTCAAATAGCAAAGGATGCATTTGTGAAAATAGGGGGTGTAATCGATACAGCAATTTGGAAAATAATCATTTCTAACCTCATCATTTCGGTAATTCTCCTAGGCCTTATTATCTTAGTGTTAAATCAAATTTTGAAACCATTAAAGACCTTTGCGGCTCGCTTGCATCGTTTGCATACCCATGAAAAAAATGCAGGCCCAACAATTCGAGTGAAAGAGAAAGAGTTAGAGGAAATTCAACAAGCAGTTGATGAAGTAGTCGAAGATTATAAAGTTATTTTAGACAGTGTGTATGGCAGCACTATCGCTGTAAAAGGTGCACAACAGCAATATGAAAAAGAAATGGCTGTCACAGTTGAAACACTTCGTGACTTATCAAAAGCAGTTAATGACAGTGCCGAAAATCACCAGCACCAGGCTGAGCGGGTAAGAGATGCAGAGGATATTGTGACAACAATGGCAAGTACGTTAAAAGATGTATCAGGGCAAACAAATGATTTGCAGCAGCTTTCTAACAAGTCGAGTCATATTGCAGAAGAGAGTATAGCTGAGATTGAGCGGGTGGCCCAAGGAATTGAAAATATGAGTGAAGAAGTTGAAGAGAATGTAAAGCGTGTGAACGATTTATTAGTACGCTCAACACAGATTAGCGGCATTATCGAATTAATTCAAGGCATTGCTGAGCAGACAAATCTACTTTCGTTAAATGCATCCATCGAAGCGGCACGAGCAGGAGAACAAGGGAAAGGCTTTGCCGTAGTAGCAAATGAAGTACGGAACTTAGCTGAAGAAAGCGGACGTGCAACAGATGAAATTAGCAGTATTCTTCATGATTTGAAAGCAGAAATCGAAGCCTCAAAGGGAAGCAATGATCATCAGTTAGAAGTTATTAAAATGAGCCGCAAAGAAATGGACCAAGCAAAACAAGTATTTGAGCAACTAATTAAAGTGACAAAGCAATCAAGTCATGAAATCACGACACTTAATCAAGCAGTGAATCAATTATTTGTTTATGGAAACCAAGAAAATGAAGTATTCGCAGAATTAAATGAGAAAATTGAAGCTAATGCTGCCAATAGTGAAGAATTATTGTCGATGGTAGAGGAAGTGAATGCGTCACTCGAACAACTCCAGCACCTTCTAGATAAACTGTCAACCTCGACAACAACTCTTGAACAATTATTTTAG
- a CDS encoding VOC family protein: protein MEIIRGIFETHLQVSSLERAKQFYGDTLGLKLGRIEADRRVVFYLIQGDEQSMLGLWESDYIQNRHFAFRVCGKHIQNMVPELLERKIKIVSKFGCPEEEPVVFPWLACASVYFEDPDGNLLELIAKLPEPPITSMRETAIPLSEWKRIHI, encoded by the coding sequence ATGGAGATAATTAGGGGGATATTTGAAACACATCTCCAGGTTAGCAGCTTAGAGAGAGCCAAGCAGTTTTACGGAGATACCTTGGGGTTGAAACTCGGGAGAATTGAAGCAGACAGACGAGTTGTTTTTTATCTTATTCAAGGTGATGAGCAATCGATGCTCGGTTTATGGGAGAGTGACTACATTCAAAATAGGCATTTTGCATTTCGTGTTTGTGGAAAACATATACAAAATATGGTCCCAGAACTTCTAGAACGCAAGATAAAAATTGTAAGTAAGTTTGGATGCCCGGAAGAAGAGCCTGTTGTGTTCCCATGGCTTGCATGTGCATCTGTTTATTTTGAAGACCCTGATGGAAATTTACTTGAACTAATTGCTAAGCTACCAGAACCACCCATAACATCAATGCGAGAGACGGCAATTCCATTATCAGAGTGGAAAAGAATACATATTTGA
- the queC gene encoding 7-cyano-7-deazaguanine synthase QueC has translation MKKFDKAVVVFSGGQDSTTCLFWALERFDEVETVTFNYNQRHREEIDCAIEIAEELGVKNTVLDMSLLNQLTPNALTREDIEVEAGKDGELPNTFVPGRNLMFLSFAAVMAKQIGAKHIITGVCETDFSGYPDCRDVFVKSLNVTLNLSMDDEFYIHTPLMHLNKAETWELADQLDSLDYVREKTLTCYNGIKGDGCGHCPSCELRKRGLEQYLAQKAGGTK, from the coding sequence ATGAAGAAGTTTGATAAAGCCGTCGTTGTATTTAGCGGTGGCCAAGATAGTACAACATGCCTTTTTTGGGCGTTAGAGCGTTTTGATGAAGTGGAGACGGTCACGTTTAATTATAATCAGCGTCATCGTGAAGAAATTGATTGTGCCATAGAAATTGCCGAAGAACTCGGAGTGAAAAATACAGTGCTAGATATGTCGCTGTTAAATCAACTGACACCAAACGCATTGACTAGAGAGGACATTGAAGTAGAAGCAGGAAAAGATGGTGAATTACCAAACACATTTGTTCCAGGTCGAAACTTAATGTTTCTTTCATTTGCTGCAGTGATGGCAAAGCAAATAGGGGCGAAGCACATTATAACTGGTGTCTGTGAAACAGATTTCAGCGGCTACCCAGATTGTCGAGATGTGTTTGTTAAATCATTAAATGTAACGTTAAATCTTTCAATGGACGATGAGTTTTATATTCATACGCCATTGATGCACTTAAATAAAGCGGAGACATGGGAACTTGCTGATCAGTTAGATTCGTTGGATTATGTACGAGAAAAAACCCTTACTTGTTATAACGGAATAAAAGGTGATGGGTGTGGGCATTGTCCATCGTGTGAATTAAGAAAGCGTGGACTAGAGCAATATTTAGCGCAAAAAGCTGGTGGCACAAAATGA
- the queE gene encoding 7-carboxy-7-deazaguanine synthase QueE produces MSIPVLEIFGPTIQGEGMAAGRKTMFVRTAGCDYRCSWCDSAFTWDGSAKDEIVPMSADTIVERVFEIGGDCFDHVTISGGNPALLESIGELVTKLNERGIQTALETQGSKWQPWFTSIDDLTISPKPPSSNMETDYTMLEEIVEKLTEAERVPHHVSLKVVVFNDEDFQYAVDIHQRYQTIPFFLQVGNDDLQCEQDGELALHLLKRYEWLVNKTIETKEMNDVRVLPQLHALLWGNKRGV; encoded by the coding sequence ATGAGTATTCCAGTCTTAGAGATATTCGGGCCAACCATTCAAGGTGAAGGCATGGCAGCTGGGCGAAAGACGATGTTTGTACGTACTGCTGGCTGTGACTACCGCTGTAGCTGGTGTGATTCAGCTTTTACATGGGATGGGTCAGCCAAAGATGAAATCGTTCCGATGAGCGCGGATACAATAGTTGAAAGAGTGTTTGAAATTGGCGGGGATTGCTTTGATCACGTGACAATTTCAGGTGGAAATCCAGCCTTACTAGAATCAATTGGTGAGCTTGTTACAAAGCTTAACGAACGTGGTATCCAAACAGCGCTTGAAACACAAGGAAGCAAATGGCAGCCATGGTTTACTTCAATTGATGACCTAACCATTTCCCCAAAGCCGCCAAGCTCGAACATGGAGACAGATTACACGATGCTTGAGGAGATTGTGGAGAAATTAACCGAAGCCGAGCGTGTGCCGCATCATGTGAGTTTGAAGGTTGTTGTATTTAATGATGAGGACTTTCAATATGCAGTAGACATTCATCAGCGGTATCAGACTATTCCGTTCTTCCTCCAAGTTGGAAATGATGACTTACAATGTGAACAGGACGGTGAGCTCGCTCTTCATCTGCTGAAGCGATATGAATGGCTCGTTAATAAAACAATTGAAACAAAAGAGATGAACGATGTGCGCGTTCTACCACAGCTACATGCGTTGTTGTGGGGGAATAAGCGAGGCGTATAA
- a CDS encoding nitroreductase family protein, which translates to MDAIKAMKERHSVRKYEKGHVIPEETFNEILEATIEAPSSWNLQHWRFLIIDDEKQKETLLPIAYNQQQIVDSSATIAILGDLEADKVADEVYREAVEKGFMDEGVKATLVKQIQGAYENKQFARDEAFLNASLAASQLMLAAKAKGYDTVPMGGFDRKKFVEAFNVPERYVPVMLLPIGKAAQQAHGTGRFPLEDVVIKNSF; encoded by the coding sequence ATGGATGCAATCAAAGCTATGAAGGAACGACATTCTGTCAGAAAATATGAAAAAGGTCATGTGATTCCAGAAGAAACCTTCAATGAAATTCTTGAGGCGACAATTGAAGCACCTTCCTCTTGGAATCTCCAGCATTGGCGTTTTCTTATTATTGATGATGAGAAACAAAAGGAAACATTACTACCAATCGCTTACAATCAACAACAAATTGTAGACAGTTCAGCGACAATTGCAATTTTAGGTGATTTAGAGGCAGACAAAGTGGCAGATGAGGTTTATCGTGAAGCAGTTGAGAAAGGCTTTATGGATGAAGGCGTTAAAGCAACGCTTGTAAAGCAAATTCAAGGTGCTTATGAAAATAAACAATTCGCCCGTGATGAGGCGTTCTTAAATGCGTCACTAGCTGCGTCTCAATTAATGCTAGCCGCAAAAGCAAAAGGGTATGATACTGTTCCAATGGGTGGTTTTGACCGTAAGAAGTTTGTAGAAGCATTTAATGTACCAGAACGCTATGTTCCTGTCATGCTTCTTCCAATTGGTAAGGCAGCACAACAAGCACATGGAACAGGACGTTTCCCATTAGAAGATGTCGTTATAAAAAATTCATTTTAA